The Coffea arabica cultivar ET-39 chromosome 4e, Coffea Arabica ET-39 HiFi, whole genome shotgun sequence genome includes a window with the following:
- the LOC140006115 gene encoding uncharacterized protein isoform X4, with protein sequence MGRPRKYASFEEATRERNARRRRQRGNASANDNSRECRDTAARTRLSVPIEQPSSSPSSVEFSYKGSVGINTEGINNRDGHRVGSTYLRSNGSSISHVDNKRTGQDCAETSVRRMHGYVEESHAESTALPSTSASNIAGYSRDGCSGPIIADGGALSTPTSKKCRSVRRSDAGQGRRKMLAMDPLSMVATEPDILPNISDCQYCKAKKFQFEPPGFCCSSGEIQLLPTEMPRELMMLYLEDSEEAIEFRKCVGIKV encoded by the exons ATGGGTCGTCCACGGAAATATGCAAGCTTCGAAGAGGCGACCAGAGAGAGGAATGCGAGGAGACGACGGCAGCGTGGCAATGCGAGTGCTAATGACAATTCTAGAGAATGCCGAG ATACTGCTGCGAGGACAAGGCTTTCTGTACCTATCGAGCAACCTTCTAGCAGCCCTTCATCTGTGGAATTTAGCTATAAGGGGTCGGTTGGTATCAATACTGAAGGAATAAACAATCGAGATGGACATCGCGTTGGATCGACCTATTTGCGTTCAAATGGTAGTTCTATCAGTCATGTAGATAACAAAAGAACTGGACAGGATTGTGCAGAAACATCAGTTAGACGAATGCATGGATATGTAGAAGAATCGCACGCAGAATCAACAGCTTTGCCGTCGACTTCTGCCAGTAATATTGCTGGTTATTCAAGGGATGGATGCTCAGGGCCTATCATTGCTGACGGTGGTGCTTTGTCTACGCCAACAAGCAAAAAATGTAGATCAGTTCGCCGGAGTGATGCAGGGCAGGGACGGCGTAAGATGTTAGCAATGGATCCATTGAGCATGGTCGCCACTGAGCCTGACATATTGCCAAATATTTCTGATTGCCAGTATTGCAAAGCAAAGAAATTTCAGTTTGAACCACCTGGGTTTTGCTGTTCTTCTGGTGAAATCCAATTACTTCCTACTGAAATGCCGAGAGAACTAATGATGTTGTATCTTGAGGATTCTGAAGAAGCTATTGAATTCCGCAAATGT GTTGGCATCAAGGTATAA
- the LOC140006115 gene encoding uncharacterized protein isoform X1, whose amino-acid sequence MCWHQGIKRIARTPNARGATSCEQEVELAPGAETTPEQLMNAENSVIRRNKRKRNMVSCREYYCYKLQIREDDRSMLLHIGRLLQHYVVDMYVKIESTRLDFYRLNDNQTRLRTELYQSLIDSLSQGESSSSNIGTRIILPGSFIGGPRDMRRRYMDAMSLVQRYGKPDIFLTMTCNRNWPEIKNLLLRTDKIENRPDLVSRVFRAKLEQLKNEIFKKNIFGKVAAYTYVIEFQKRGLPHAHFLIILKQGSKMYSPEAYDRIVCAELPDINEHEYLHSLVVKHMMHGPCGTMNPTCVCMRLHIGCKDRYPKQFCESTIHTTNSYPLYRRRNNKKKVKIRGHYLDNRWVVPYCPYLLAKFNCHMNVEICSTIQAVKYIYKYIYKGHDRVLYQLSDIETNNNVDKIKNYVTARWVSPPEAMWRIFGFDLNQIHPSVMTLQVHLENKQPVTFPEKSSLHSVMKNKALQKTMLTEFFSMNKYDNHAKNLNCMYAQFPEYFKWNQQSKIWEQRK is encoded by the exons ATGT GTTGGCATCAAGGTATAAAACGCATTGCTCGAACTCCAAATGCTCGTGGGGCAACTTCTTGCGAGCAAGAGGTTGAGCTAGCTCCAGGTGCTGAAACTACACCCGAACAATTAATGAATGCTGAGAATTCAG TAATTCGTCGTAACAAGCGAAAACGCAATATGGTCTCCTGTAGGGAGTACTACTGCTACAAACTACAGATTAGGGAGGACGACCGATCCATGCTATTACATATCGGGAGACTATTACAACACTACGTTGTAGATATGTATGTGAAGATTGAATCAACTAGGTTAGATTTCTATAGGCTGAATGACAATCAGACGCGGCTTCGAACAGAGTTATATCAGAGCCTTATCGATAGTCTTTCACAAGGAGAATCTTCGTCTTCCAATATTGGAACACGGATAATTCTTCCAGGATCATTCATTGGAGGCCCTCGCGATATGAGGCGTCGCTACATGGATGCAATGTCATTGGTCCAACGATATGGAAAACCAGACATCTTTTTAACAATGACTTGTAATCGAAATTGGCCTGAAATTAAAAATTTGCTTCTTAGAACTGATAAGATTGAGAATCGCCCGGATTTAGTTTCCCGTGTATTCAGAGCGAAATTAGAGcaattaaaaaatgaaattttcaagaaaaatatttttgggaagGTAGCAGCATATACATATGTTATTGAATTTCAAAAGCGAGGTCTTCCTCATGCCCACTTCTTAATTATTCTAAAGCAGGGAAGTAAGATGTATTCTCCTGAAGCTTATGACCGAATTGTTTGTGCTGAGTTACCTGACATCAATGAGCACGAATATTTACATAGTCTAGTTGTTAAGCACATGATGCATGGTCCTTGTGGCACTATGAATCCAACGTGCGTATGTATGCGTCTACATATTGGTTGTAAAGACAGATATCCCAAACAATTCTGTGAGTCAACAATACATACAACCAACTCATATCCGCTTTATCGTCGTCGaaataacaaaaagaaagttAAGATACGCGGCCATTATCTGGATAATCGTTGGGTGGTGCCTTATTGTCCTTACCTCTTAGCAAAATTTAATTGTCATATGAATGTTGAAATATGCTCCACGATTCAAGCTgtcaaatatatatacaaatacATATACAAAGGACATGATAGGGTTTTATATCAATTAAGTGACATTGAAACAAATAACAAtgtagataaaataaaaaattatgttACAGCGAGATGGGTATCCCCTCCCGAAGCAATGTGGCGAATTTTTGGTTTCGATTTGAATCAAATACATCCATCTGTCATGACCTTACAGGTACATTTAGAAAACAAACAACCAGTAACATTTCCAGAAAAAAGCTCGCTTCATAGTGTTATGAAAAATAAAGCTTTGCAGAAAACCATGCTAACAGAATTCTTTTCCATGAATAAATATGACAACCATGCAAAGAATTTGAATTGTATGTATGCGCAATTTCCTGAATACTTCAAATGGAATCAACAATCGAAAATTTGGGAACAACGCAAGTAG
- the LOC113741611 gene encoding pentatricopeptide repeat-containing protein At2g40240, mitochondrial-like, with protein MQVVHKLGLKSLILTPIVCNTTRYVSTQNLVTDSPSSANYDYLINKAGRDRDFGTVQHLLMKRTRDGCFYTNNTFKFISTDLSVLDDLLKILAGLSHGFPKKSAHDCLVNQLSKLHRTTEALHVAEIMVQNNYGANACTFHPILNELTKKKNMDEAWRVMQVMREYGIKPDLTAYNYLLTAHCYGGDLTSAAYLLTKMEEDKMGADSRTYDALVLGACRAGRIDGALMVLRRMLDDGVPALYSTHAHVINAMLRNGYYAQTVEFVMSYAGKDQGLDYENFGILASRLIKLDRLDEAKFVLKEMKRRGINMGEKLKDFCLCCN; from the coding sequence atgcaagttGTTCACAAACTCGGCCTGAAATCACTTATATTAACACCAATTGTTTGCAACACTACTCGTTATGTCAGCACCCAAAACTTAGTTACAGATTCACCCAGCTCTGCCAACTATGACTACCTCATCAACAAGGCAGGACGTGACCGAGACTTTGGTACTGTGCAACATCTCCTAATGAAGCGCACCAGGGATGGTTGCTTCTATACCAACAACACTTTCAAGTTCATATCCACAGACCTCTCTGTGCTTGATGACCTGTTAAAAATCCTGGCTGGTCTTAGCCATGGGTTCCCCAAGAAGAGTGCACATGACTGCCTCGTTAACCAACTCTCAAAGTTGCATCGCACAACCGAAGCACTGCACGTGGCAGAGATTATGGTACAGAACAACTATGGTGCAAATGCCTGTACATTTCATCCCATACTGAATGAACTGACCAAGAAAAAGAATATGGATGAAGCATGGCGTGTGATGCAGGTGATGAGAGAGTATGGAATTAAGCCTGATCTGACTGCTTATAATTATTTGCTGACTGCTCATTGTTATGGTGGGGATCTGACTTCTGCTGCTTACCTGCTGACAAAAATGGAGGAGGATAAAATGGGAGCAGATAGTAGAACTTATGATGCACTTGTATTGGGAGCATGTAGAGCTGGGAGAATAGATGGGGCTTTGATGGTGTTGAGGAGGATGCTGGATGATGGAGTGCCAGCATTATACAGCACGCATGCTCACGTTATCAATGCAATGCTTAGGAATGGCTATTATGCACAGACAGTGGAGTTTGTAATGAGCTATGCTGGCAAAGATCAGGGGTTGGATTATGAGAATTTTGGAATTCTGGCTAGCCGTTTGATTAAGTTGGATAGATTGGACGAGGCTAAGTTTGTTCTCAAGGAGATGAAGAGAAGGGGTATAAATATGGGGGAGAAATTGAAGGATTTTTGTCTTTGCTGCAACTAG
- the LOC140006115 gene encoding uncharacterized protein isoform X3 produces MLLHIGRLLQHYVVDMYVKIESTRLDFYRLNDNQTRLRTELYQSLIDSLSQGESSSSNIGTRIILPGSFIGGPRDMRRRYMDAMSLVQRYGKPDIFLTMTCNRNWPEIKNLLLRTDKIENRPDLVSRVFRAKLEQLKNEIFKKNIFGKVAAYTYVIEFQKRGLPHAHFLIILKQGSKMYSPEAYDRIVCAELPDINEHEYLHSLVVKHMMHGPCGTMNPTCVCMRLHIGCKDRYPKQFCESTIHTTNSYPLYRRRNNKKKVKIRGHYLDNRWVVPYCPYLLAKFNCHMNVEICSTIQAVKYIYKYIYKGHDRVLYQLSDIETNNNVDKIKNYVTARWVSPPEAMWRIFGFDLNQIHPSVMTLQVHLENKQPVTFPEKSSLHSVMKNKALQKTMLTEFFSMNKYDNHAKNLNCMYAQFPEYFKWNQQSKIWEQRK; encoded by the coding sequence ATGCTATTACATATCGGGAGACTATTACAACACTACGTTGTAGATATGTATGTGAAGATTGAATCAACTAGGTTAGATTTCTATAGGCTGAATGACAATCAGACGCGGCTTCGAACAGAGTTATATCAGAGCCTTATCGATAGTCTTTCACAAGGAGAATCTTCGTCTTCCAATATTGGAACACGGATAATTCTTCCAGGATCATTCATTGGAGGCCCTCGCGATATGAGGCGTCGCTACATGGATGCAATGTCATTGGTCCAACGATATGGAAAACCAGACATCTTTTTAACAATGACTTGTAATCGAAATTGGCCTGAAATTAAAAATTTGCTTCTTAGAACTGATAAGATTGAGAATCGCCCGGATTTAGTTTCCCGTGTATTCAGAGCGAAATTAGAGcaattaaaaaatgaaattttcaagaaaaatatttttgggaagGTAGCAGCATATACATATGTTATTGAATTTCAAAAGCGAGGTCTTCCTCATGCCCACTTCTTAATTATTCTAAAGCAGGGAAGTAAGATGTATTCTCCTGAAGCTTATGACCGAATTGTTTGTGCTGAGTTACCTGACATCAATGAGCACGAATATTTACATAGTCTAGTTGTTAAGCACATGATGCATGGTCCTTGTGGCACTATGAATCCAACGTGCGTATGTATGCGTCTACATATTGGTTGTAAAGACAGATATCCCAAACAATTCTGTGAGTCAACAATACATACAACCAACTCATATCCGCTTTATCGTCGTCGaaataacaaaaagaaagttAAGATACGCGGCCATTATCTGGATAATCGTTGGGTGGTGCCTTATTGTCCTTACCTCTTAGCAAAATTTAATTGTCATATGAATGTTGAAATATGCTCCACGATTCAAGCTgtcaaatatatatacaaatacATATACAAAGGACATGATAGGGTTTTATATCAATTAAGTGACATTGAAACAAATAACAAtgtagataaaataaaaaattatgttACAGCGAGATGGGTATCCCCTCCCGAAGCAATGTGGCGAATTTTTGGTTTCGATTTGAATCAAATACATCCATCTGTCATGACCTTACAGGTACATTTAGAAAACAAACAACCAGTAACATTTCCAGAAAAAAGCTCGCTTCATAGTGTTATGAAAAATAAAGCTTTGCAGAAAACCATGCTAACAGAATTCTTTTCCATGAATAAATATGACAACCATGCAAAGAATTTGAATTGTATGTATGCGCAATTTCCTGAATACTTCAAATGGAATCAACAATCGAAAATTTGGGAACAACGCAAGTAG
- the LOC140006115 gene encoding uncharacterized protein isoform X2 codes for MVSCREYYCYKLQIREDDRSMLLHIGRLLQHYVVDMYVKIESTRLDFYRLNDNQTRLRTELYQSLIDSLSQGESSSSNIGTRIILPGSFIGGPRDMRRRYMDAMSLVQRYGKPDIFLTMTCNRNWPEIKNLLLRTDKIENRPDLVSRVFRAKLEQLKNEIFKKNIFGKVAAYTYVIEFQKRGLPHAHFLIILKQGSKMYSPEAYDRIVCAELPDINEHEYLHSLVVKHMMHGPCGTMNPTCVCMRLHIGCKDRYPKQFCESTIHTTNSYPLYRRRNNKKKVKIRGHYLDNRWVVPYCPYLLAKFNCHMNVEICSTIQAVKYIYKYIYKGHDRVLYQLSDIETNNNVDKIKNYVTARWVSPPEAMWRIFGFDLNQIHPSVMTLQVHLENKQPVTFPEKSSLHSVMKNKALQKTMLTEFFSMNKYDNHAKNLNCMYAQFPEYFKWNQQSKIWEQRK; via the coding sequence ATGGTCTCCTGTAGGGAGTACTACTGCTACAAACTACAGATTAGGGAGGACGACCGATCCATGCTATTACATATCGGGAGACTATTACAACACTACGTTGTAGATATGTATGTGAAGATTGAATCAACTAGGTTAGATTTCTATAGGCTGAATGACAATCAGACGCGGCTTCGAACAGAGTTATATCAGAGCCTTATCGATAGTCTTTCACAAGGAGAATCTTCGTCTTCCAATATTGGAACACGGATAATTCTTCCAGGATCATTCATTGGAGGCCCTCGCGATATGAGGCGTCGCTACATGGATGCAATGTCATTGGTCCAACGATATGGAAAACCAGACATCTTTTTAACAATGACTTGTAATCGAAATTGGCCTGAAATTAAAAATTTGCTTCTTAGAACTGATAAGATTGAGAATCGCCCGGATTTAGTTTCCCGTGTATTCAGAGCGAAATTAGAGcaattaaaaaatgaaattttcaagaaaaatatttttgggaagGTAGCAGCATATACATATGTTATTGAATTTCAAAAGCGAGGTCTTCCTCATGCCCACTTCTTAATTATTCTAAAGCAGGGAAGTAAGATGTATTCTCCTGAAGCTTATGACCGAATTGTTTGTGCTGAGTTACCTGACATCAATGAGCACGAATATTTACATAGTCTAGTTGTTAAGCACATGATGCATGGTCCTTGTGGCACTATGAATCCAACGTGCGTATGTATGCGTCTACATATTGGTTGTAAAGACAGATATCCCAAACAATTCTGTGAGTCAACAATACATACAACCAACTCATATCCGCTTTATCGTCGTCGaaataacaaaaagaaagttAAGATACGCGGCCATTATCTGGATAATCGTTGGGTGGTGCCTTATTGTCCTTACCTCTTAGCAAAATTTAATTGTCATATGAATGTTGAAATATGCTCCACGATTCAAGCTgtcaaatatatatacaaatacATATACAAAGGACATGATAGGGTTTTATATCAATTAAGTGACATTGAAACAAATAACAAtgtagataaaataaaaaattatgttACAGCGAGATGGGTATCCCCTCCCGAAGCAATGTGGCGAATTTTTGGTTTCGATTTGAATCAAATACATCCATCTGTCATGACCTTACAGGTACATTTAGAAAACAAACAACCAGTAACATTTCCAGAAAAAAGCTCGCTTCATAGTGTTATGAAAAATAAAGCTTTGCAGAAAACCATGCTAACAGAATTCTTTTCCATGAATAAATATGACAACCATGCAAAGAATTTGAATTGTATGTATGCGCAATTTCCTGAATACTTCAAATGGAATCAACAATCGAAAATTTGGGAACAACGCAAGTAG
- the LOC113741374 gene encoding SNAP25 homologous protein SNAP33-like: MFGHKKSPLHRNARHTSVDSRISGSNPFDSDGESDNKQALTTSRRTSSEPSLVTQNTSTNPFDDEEVKGTSLSSYTSNHSARNKYKNDFRDSGGLENQTVQELENYSVYRAEETTKAVNGCLKIAEEMREDATKTLVTLHQQGEQITRTHHTAADIDHDLSRGEKLLGSLGGMFSKTWKPKKTRPITGPIITRDDAVYRKGSHLEQREKLGLTSAPQGRSNSRAPPAEPTTALQKVEVEKVKQDDALSDLSNILGELKEMAVDMGSEIERQNKGLDNLETDVEELNFRVKGAAQRGRRLLGK, encoded by the exons ATGTTTGGTCACAAGAAATCTCCACTGCATAGGAACGCTAGACATACCTCAGTTGACTCTAGAATTTCTGGCTCAAATCCTTTTGATTCTGATGGTGAGTCAGATAACAAGCAAGCCCTAACAACCTCCAGGAGGACTTCTTCAGAGCCTTCGCTAGTTACCCAAAACACGAGTACCAACCCATTTGATGATGAAGAGGTCAAAGGGACTTCATTGTCATCATATACCTCCAATCATTCGGCtagaaataaatacaaaaatgatTTCCGTGACTCAGGAGGATTAGAGAACCAAACTGTTCAAGAGTTGGAGAACTATTCTGTTTATAGAGCTGAAGAGACAACAAAGGCGGTGAATGGTTGCCTGAAGATTGCTGAGGAAATGAGAGAGGATGCTACTAAAACACTGGTGACCTTGCATCAGCAGGGTGAACAAATAACAAGGACGCATCATACTGCTGCAGACATTGACCATGATCTTAGTAGG GGTGAAAAGCTTTTGGGAAGTCTAGGAGGCATGTTTTCAAAGACTTGGAAGCCTAAAAAGACTCGTCCGATAACAGGGCCCATAATAACAAGAG ATGATGCAGTTTATAGAAAGGGTAGCCATCTAGAGCAGAGGGAGAAATTAGGATTGACTTCAGCACCGCAAGGAAGGTCAAATTCACGAGCTCCACCTGCTGAACCAACAACTGCATTGCAGAAAGTTGAG GTAGAAAAGGTCAAGCAAGATGATGCGCTGTCAGACTTGAGTAATATCTTAGGGGAACTAAAGGAAATGGCTGTTGACATGGGATCAGAGATTGAAAg GCAGAACAAGGGCTTGGATAATCTTGAGACTGATGTGGAGGAGCTTAACTTCAGAGTCAAGGGTGCCGCTCAGCGCGGTCGCCGGTTGCTGGGAAAGTAG